From Pieris rapae chromosome 15, ilPieRapa1.1, whole genome shotgun sequence:
CATatacattaatgtatttaattatttaaataccaaCCATAAAACAATAGTTATTTTGGAATGATAAGTGTCCCAACAACCATGACTTGTGATTTAGAATATCTGTATGTTAAACATCTTCAATTGTAAGGCATGTAATGTCTCTCacaattgtttttagttttaatgttCTCTTAAGAAGTTCAAATTTAATCTTTCTTGTCTTTAAATCTAATGCTTGTCTCACAATAAACTTgttaaaatcaataacatCAGGATGATTTAAAAACTCATCAACATTCATCCACTTACAAGCTTTGATTTCTAATTCTGATTTAGTGATTATATCTGAGGTAGCTTTTAACAAAATGATAACATAAATGTCTGAGTTCCCGAACATAGCATTATGAGTGTGTCTTAATGTGACCATAGATTCAAAAATGGTATCAACATCAGTTTCCTCCTTTACTTCTCTTATTGCAGCATCTTTTATGTCTTCacctacaaaaaattacattaaattttaattcctatGTGGTTTTTATGGTTACATAAAAGGTCTTCTTATACCTCTTTCAACATATCCCCCAGGTAGTTTCCAATGTGGATGTTCAAAATGTTTCTCCATTACAACcagtatttcatttttgttatttactaCTAGACCACCCACTCCCAAGTTTGTATGACATATAGGAGGTAAATTTGCTGGTCTATCTTGTGGCAGCCATTTGAACATCATAACAAAGTCAATTCTAGCATGATGAAAGCTGAAACCCTCctgtaattgtataaatttagtgatatacaataaaattttgatattatatactaacaaGATTTGTTGACAATTCAACTACATGATACTATAAATCTAAAGAGTGGCACTGCCCATTAGATAACAAGGggatagaattaaaattaattaaattgttgcaATGTTTTGCTTTCtttacatgtaaattttaaatgaatatatttgtatgtgaaCTTTTTGAATTGTTACTTACATTTGCTAAAATAGGAATCCACTCTGCATCTGTAATATTAACTCTAAACCAAATacatcttttattttcttctgcCCATCTTGTTAAGgaaccttaaaataataattatataaatttataagaagTAACAAGGACTgtgatttacatatttataagctCTAACTTTCACTTACTCACAAGTTTGCATTTAAAATCAATCTGATCACAAGGCTCATCTTTTGAAGTGACTGTAACTCCATTGTACCTATCTACTACTCCATTAAATGTCATTGTAATGTTTtacctcaaaaaaaaaattcaggtcACAAGGAAAAAAATTAGAAACCCCAAACAGTATTACACACTTATTAACAGTATTACTTGGGaacatattattcaaatagatAAGTAGGTTTCGTGTGggttatgtaataattatccaGTCattcttttgtaaatatttcatttgataACAGGTCAAGACTCAAGAGATTTAAAGAATTGTCAATAAAATGTCAATGACTTCTGTCAAAAATCACTTAAAAACAACGGTTTGCAAAAGCTAAGTTGCTTATCAACAATGGTTTATTTTACATAGGTACTTTAACTGAGtctaagttatataaaatcgtTGCTTAAGGTAAATTAGTTGTataatattgtacaatattgtattgtattgtataatattgtacgatgattactttatttatataatataagaaacaaTATCTATGCCTCATTTTTTTTCCAAGcgtcaaaacaaattttatattgtttcgcCCTACTTATCACTTAATAAAGATAAGATGCCACAACCCACAACCACaacattatttagttatattgtACATTTCCCATCTATTAATTTAGAGTTTTACTATTCATTAtctaacaaattttaatgaaatatgaatatctaTAAACCGATTTAAATTAGATAcgcatataaaatttagagtCCAAATTTGAAGCCCAAATATATGCTCATACTCAATATTAATGATGTAAttcttacaaattaattattatgagttATGACATTGTTTACGCTTTGTCACGTGacgatgataatattaataatttatccctaatggaAAATTGCCACGTGACGATTTCAATACAAATTCAAATGGTGTTAATCGGTTACGTCTGTCGCAACGTGACTTTGTCTCAAGCTCCTGGAGTTCTTACCATATTATTACTACCGAAAAGTATTCTAGGTATATTACCGCTTTTACGCAGAAATTAGAAAATTCTAATTGTATTGTCGAAAACACTTCGTTCGCAGCCAAGAGACAAGTTACGGCACCGCGTATCTCCGAGCTGCTGTTCATTACACCCTGTTGACTGTTCCGtctttctaatgtaacatttataaacctaatgagttaataaaaataggtaaaaaaactttttaagttaaacggttttatgttaaacatacattgcaatgtttaagataaatgtactaaaaaccaaaaaataataaaatagatacagtcgtgggaattataaacatatgcatagactagactaaaataaaaccgtggGGAATTTCCATGAgcaagaaaatagtaagtaatttCCTCACCGTCTGCGGGACAACTGCCTATTTTAAcgacgaatttttttttatttttttttccccCTTTGGCTCTAATAACGACGAATTAAAAGATTCTTCTATCGCACATTAAGTCTATAATTTGTAGACAATTGACGTGCCCCACGCTGCTTGTTCTGCTTGTTGAGCCCTTTCATTTGATACCCATATTGATgggattaataaaacataaattatccgCCATTTTGCATAATTGTATTGTCACCAAAATTTCAGATTAATCGGTTGACAGGAAGAGGGTGAAATTTCAATTACTAAATTTGACCcaagaaaaaagaataaaacaaacggggtgagctaaataaaaccgtttaaaaacTCCTTGATCTCCGAGCAAGTCCCGGTTTTCCAGGgacgaatataattttattataacttccaaataagtaataacaaaatgtaataattaaaatgcagtagtgattataataaataattaacgttaaatattaataaagattttatttaaataaataaattattagtaaatactgtCTCCgccgtatatgaaattgattaaatggtgcttttaaatcaattaatttttttattcacactgtttaattgtactgttacgaaacacgtgttttaaatataaaaatcgattTCCATGTCACCTAGACCTTACTTTACGATGttgaatttaggtgttggtgtgcgcgcgcatcgtaaaaattcactctcatcatctTTCTCCATCGtaccaaaagaagtataacttcaaaaataaaacgtttttacaACCGCGATAGCGTGCAATACACTTTTTATACACGTAAGTAGTTAACTCTTGCTATATTAGTGAAAATGAAACACAACTGCTGTTCTGTTTAAACAATTACACTAACTTTTGCTattcaaaatgaaatatgaatagcGCCAAATTATCACGGCCCCCAGTTCCTGGCCCCCTCATTATTGTTGTTCACGGTATACCCGGGATACAGATGGCTACCATAAAAACCTGACCTTGGCTATGTATAGATGAC
This genomic window contains:
- the LOC110999950 gene encoding nudix hydrolase 8; this encodes MTFNGVVDRYNGVTVTSKDEPCDQIDFKCKLVSSLTRWAEENKRCIWFRVNITDAEWIPILANEGFSFHHARIDFVMMFKWLPQDRPANLPPICHTNLGVGGLVVNNKNEILVVMEKHFEHPHWKLPGGYVERGEDIKDAAIREVKEETDVDTIFESMVTLRHTHNAMFGNSDIYVIILLKATSDIITKSELEIKACKWMNVDEFLNHPDVIDFNKFIVRQALDLKTRKIKFELLKRTLKLKTIVRDITCLTIEDV